GTAAGGCTTATTCGTCCATCTGCGACTGCAGGTAGTTCTGCAGGCCTACTGCTTCGATCAGGCTGAGCTGGGTTTCCAGCCAGTCGATGTGATCTTCCTCGGAGCAGAGGATTTCTTCCAGCAGTTCGCGGCTGGCGTAGTCACCAATGCTCTCGCAATAGGCAATGGCAGCCTTCAGGTCGCCATGGGCCTTGTGCTCGATCTTCAGGTCGCATTCGAGCATTTCCTTGGTGTTTTCACCGATCAGGATCTTGCCCAGGTCCTGCAGGTTCGGAATGCCCTCAAGGAACAGAATGCGCTTGATCAGCTTGTCGGCGTGCTTCATCTCGTCGATGGACTCGTGGTACTCATGCTCGCCGAGTTTTTTCAGGCCCCAGTCTTCATACATGCGCGCATGCAGGAAGTACTGGTTGATGGCGACCAGTTCGTTACCAAGAATCTTGTTCAGGTGTTGAATGACCTTCTTGTCGCCTTTCATGACCGCTCCTGCAGTTTCAATGACAGTGATAGCCTTGAATTTTCGGCCTCGTTCTTCTTTATGTCAAACCTAAGTGTTTGAAACATAAGTAAAAATAAAACCGAATAAGAATGTTTTTATTCCGCATCATGGCGCCAAGTTATTGAATTGACGCAATAAATAAGTTGCTGAAAGTTCAGGCATGACGTCATCGGGCAACTAGCGCCGGTATTTTATTTTTCGCGCCCATAAAAAAGCCCCGCAAAGCGGGGCATGGGGCACGCAGAATTCAGGCGGCGTGAGCCGAATGCGGGTCGCGGCTATTCAGGTAGTCCTGCAGACGTGTCTGCTGCGCCGGGGTCATGAACAGGCCCAGCTTGCTGCGCCGCCAGAGGATGTCGGCGCTGCTGCGCGCCCACTCTTCGCGGCGCAGGTAGTCCACTTCGCGGGTGTAGAGCCCGGCACCCAGGTGTTCGCCAAGGTCGGTGAGGTTGTGCACGCCATCGAGCAGACTCCAGGTGCGGCTGCCATAACTGGTTGCCCAGCGTCTGGCCAGGCTGCTGGGCAACCAGCCGTGGCGTTCGCAAAGTGCTTCGACCAGGGCGCTCTGGCTTTGCAGATCTTCGCCGCCGGGCAACGGGGCACTGGCTGTCCAGCTCGGGCCCAGTTTCGTGAAGTGCGGCGCCAGTTGTTGCATGGCGGACTCGGCCAGCTTGCGGTAGGTGGTCAGCTTGCCGCCGAATACTGACAGCAACGGCGCTTCGCCCGGCGCACCGGAGAGCGACAGGGTGTAGTCACGGGTAATGGCCGACGGCTCATCGGATTCGTCGTCGCACAGCGGCCGTACGCCTGCGAAGCTGTGCAGTACATCGTCGCGGCTGAGCTGCTGTTTGAAATGGTCATTGACCACTTTGAGCAGGTAGTCGGTTTCCTTGGCAGTGATCGTCACCTGAGCAGGGTCGCCCTGGTATTCACGGTCGGTGGTGCCGATCAGGGTGAAACGTTCCAGATAAGGGATGGCGAAGACGATGCGGCGGTCTTCGTTTTGCAGGATGTAGGCCTGCTCGCCTTCGTACAGGCGCGGCACGACGATGTGGCTGCCCTGGATAAGACGAATGCCATACGGCGATTGCTGCTTGAGGTCGTCACGAATGAAGCGAGCGACCCAGGGGCCGGCGGCATTTACCAGCGCCCGTGCACGGATGGACAGCAGGCTGCCGTCGCTGCGTTCCAGATGGATATGCCACAGGCCCTTGCTGCGTCGGGCGCTGACGCAACGGGTGCGCGGGTGAATGTGCGCGCCTTTTTCCCGTGCGGCCATGGCGTTGAGTACCACCAGGCGGGCGTCGTCCACCCAGCAGTCGGAATATTCGAAGCCGCGGCTGATCTCCGCCTTCAGCGGGCTGCCGACGCCGAAACGCAGACCGCGCGAAGCCGGCAGACGCTCACGTTTGCCCAGGTGATCGTAGAGGAACAGGCCGGCGCGAATCATCCAGGCCGGACGCAGATGCGGGCGGTGCGGCAGAACGAAGCGCATCGGCTTGACGATATGCGGCGCCTTGGCCAGCAGCACTTCGCGCTCGGCCAGGGCTTCACGCACCAGGCGAAACTCATGGTGTTCCAGATAGCGCAGGCCGCCGTGGATCAACTTGCTGCTGGCCGAAGAGGTATGGCTGGCCAGGTCATCCTTTTCGCAAAGGAACACGGAAAGGCCCCGACCGGCTGCATCGGCTGCGATGCCCGCTCCATTGATACCACCGCCAACGACCGCGAGGTCATAGACTTCTGCAACGGGGCTGGCGAACTGGTCGTGGGGCATGTGGCACGCTCGGCTATTTGGATTCGAATGTGTTTATGTTCACTTTCGAAAATATGCTAAACGAAGATGCGCAGCTTCGCTACCCCGGCACGCGATTGCGCGCCGAGCGGTAGTTAAGAGGTGGGTTTGCAGTAGGGCGGGTGCAACCCGCCGATACGTTGCTGGCGGGTTGCACCCGCCCTACGCGATAGCCGTTGAGAGGCCAGTCAAACCAGGTCGAGCTGGACCTTGTGGCTGTGCAGCAGGCGGGTGATGGCGGCCGACGGCGCGCTGTCGGTGAAGACGCGGTCGACCAGGGCGATGGAGCCCAGGCGCACCACGGCGTTGCGGCCGAACTTGCTGGAGTCGGCGGCGAGGAAGACCTGTCTGGCGTTGTCGATGATCGCCTGGGAAACCCGTACTTCCTGGTAGTCGAAGTCGAGCAGACTGCCGTCGTCGTCGATACCGCTGATGCCGACGATGGCGTAATCGACCTTGAATTGCTGGATGAAATCCACTGCGGCCTGGCCGACGATACCGCCGTCGCCGCGCACCGTGCCGCCGGCCACCAGCACCTCGAAGTCGGCCTTGGCGCTGAGCTGGGCGGCGACGTGCAGGTTGTTGGTGATGATCTTCAGACCCTTGTGGTTCTGCAGCTCGCGGGCGATGGCTTCGGTGGTGGTGCCGATGTTGATGAACAGCGAGGCGTGATCGGGGATCTGCGCGGCCACCGCCTCGGCGATGCGCTGTTTCTCCTCGCGCATCTGCCCCGCGCGCATGCCGTAGGCGGTGTTCTGGATGCTTGACGATTCGCATGCCGCGCCGCCATGGGTACGGCGCAGCAGGCCGTGCTCGGCCAGCTGGTTGATGTCGCGGCGAATGGTCTGCGGGGTCACGGCGAACGCCTGGGCCAGTTCGTCGATGCTGACGTAGCCGCGTTCACGGGCGAGGTTGAGAATGTCGTGCTGGCGCGGAGCGAGGTTCATGAGCGCTTCCTGTGATGGTCACTCATTATAGGGTGTGGCGGTGGTGGATTTGAGCCTGTTACTGTAAGGCATCTTTTATCGCGTTTTCACATTCGAACATGACTCCCGCAATCGATCTGTTGAAAAAGGCCAAGGCCGAACACCGCGTGCACAGCTACCAGCACGATCCTAAGGCGCCGTCCTACGGGTTGGAGGCGGCCGAGAAGCTGGGGCTGGCACCCGAGTGCGTGTACAAGACCCTGCTCGCAGCGACCGAGAAGGGCGAGCTGCTGGTGGCAGTCGTGCCGGTGGCGGGCAGCCTCGATCTCAAGGCGCTGGCAGCAGCTGCTGGGGCGAAGAAAGCGGACATGGCCGACCCGGCAGCCGCACAGCGCGCCACTGGGTATCTGGTTGGCGGCATCAGCCCGCTGGGGCAGAAGAAGCGCCTGCGTACCTTCATCGACGAAAGTGCACGCCAGCATCCCACCATTCACGTCAGTGGTGGCCGACGAGGGTTGGAGCTGGAGCTCTCGGCCGAGACCCTGGCGCAGCACACTCAGGGGCAGTTCGCCGCTATCGGCAAAGCCTGAAGCGATCAGTATGCTCGCCAGCAAAATAAGCCACTCTGCGGTCAACAGCAGCGAACGTTACCGATAACAACAAGGAATCTCGCATGACCCAATACCTGCTAGCCATCGACCAGGGCACCACCAGCTCCCGCGCCATCATCTTCAATGATCAGGGGCTGCCGGTTGCGCGCGCCCAGCAGGAGTTCAAGCAGTACTTCCCTCAGGATGGCTGGGTCGAGCACGACGGTGAGGAAATATGGTCCTCCACGCTCAAGGTTTGCCACGATGCCATTGCCAGTAGCGGTCTGCAGCCCGAAGCTATTGCCGCCATCGGCATCACCAACCAGCGCGAAACCACCCTGGTGTGGGATGCTGTCAGTGGTAAGCCTATCCATCCGGCCATCGTCTGGCAGGATCGTCGCACCGCCGACTATTGCGCCGGGCTCAAGGAGCAAGGCCACGAGGCGGCGGTTTCGGCCAAGACCGGCCTGCTGATCGATCCGTATTTCTCCGCCACCAAGCTGCGCTGGATTCTGCATAACGTGCCGGGCGCTCGTGAGCGGGCCGAGCGCGGTGAGCTGCGCTTCGGCACCGTCGACAGCTTCCTGTTGTGGCGTCTGACCGATGGCAAGGTGCACCGCACCGACGCCAGCAACGCCTCGCGCACGCTGATGTTCAACATCCATACCCAACAGTGGGACGAAGAGCTGCTCAAGCTGTTCGAGATCCCGGTCAGCCTGCTGCCCGAGGTGCTCGATTGTGCCGCCGAGTTCGGTCATACCGACAGCGCGCTGCTCGGCGCCAGTATTCCGGTGCTGGGCATGGCCGGTGACCAGCAGGCGGCCCTGATCGGCCAGGCCTGCTTCGAGCCTGGCATGGTCAAGAGCACCTACGGTACTGGCTGTTTCATGATCCAGAACACCGGCGATCAGCCGGTGAGTTCGAAGAATCGCCTGTTGACCACGGTCGGCTATCGCCTCGATGGCAAGGTCACCTACGCGGTGGAGGGCAGTATCTTCGTCGCAGGCGCGGCGGTGCAGTGGTTGCGTGACGGTATCAAGCTGATCAGCCATGCGCGCGAAAGCGAGGCGCTGGCCGAGGCCACCGGTGAAGCCTGCGGCGTCTACCTGGTGCCGGCATTCACCGGCCTGGGGGCGCCGTATTGGGACCCCAAGGCGCGTGGAGCCATCTTCGGCCTGACCCGCGATACCGGGATCAAGGAGATTGTCACCGCCGGCCTGCAGTCGGTGTGCTACCAGACCCGTGACCTGCTCGAAGCCATGCGCCAGGACGGCGCGGCGGCGCCTAGCGCCCTGCGTGTCGACGGCGGCATGGTAGAGAACAACTGGGTCATGCAGTTTCTCGCCGACATTCTCGGCGTCAGTGTCGAACGTCCGGAGGTCACCGAGACCACTGCGCTCGGCGTCGCCTATCTGGCAGGCCTGAAGCTAGGCCTGTACCAGGACCTGAAAGCCATCGCCAGTCACTGGCATCGTCAGCAGCGTTTCGAGCCGCGGATGAACGATGCACATCGCGAACGTCTTTACGCTGGTTGGCTGGATGCGGTGAAGCGGGTGCGCAGCGAGCCTTGAAGCACCCTGGGATCGTAGAAGCGGCTTTAGCCGCGATGCTCGGGCTTAACTGGAAAACAGCAACTGTATCTGTTGCGGCTTACCTGGCGTAGGCATGCTGGCGGCTCTAATCTGGCCGGAATGCAGCATGCCTCTCGAATTCCATCAAGTTGACGCCTTTACCGATCAGCCGTTCGCGGGCAATCCCGCCATGGTCTATCGCCTGAATGCCTGGCTCGACGATGCCCTGATGCAGCGCATCGCTGCCGAGCACAACCTGGCCGAGACCGCATTCGTGGTGAAAGAGAGCGGTGCCTGGCATATCCGCTGGTTCACCCCGGTCAGCGAGGTGCCGCTGTGCGGGCATGCCACCCTGGCGGCGGCCAAGGTGCTATTCGACATCTATCAGGAACCGGCAGAGGTGCTGGATTTCACCTGCTTGTCCGGAGCGCTGCAGGTCACCCGGCAGGGCGAACGTCTGCAACTGGATTTCCCGGTGCGGCGCGCGGAGTTGGTGGCGCGGGAATTACACGAGCAGGCCGAGCGTGCGCTGGAGCGTCAGGTGGAGCAGGTACTGGCGTTGGGCAATGCCGATGGCAGCGTGCAGGAACTGATGGTGGTGCTGGATTCCGAGGCCGAGCTCCGCGAGCTGAAGCCGAACCTGCCCGCGCTGGCCACCCTGCCTGGGCTTGGCGTGCTGGTCACGGCTGCCGGGGCCCAACATGACTTCGTTTCGCGCTACTTCGCGCCCAGTATCGGTATCGATGAAGACCCTGTCACCGGTTCGACCCACTGCATCCTTATGCCCTATTGGGTCGAGCGTCTGGGCCGCAACACGCTCAGTGCCTTCCAGTGTTCGGCGCGTGGTGGTGAGTTGCTCTGTCGTCTGGAGGGCGAGCGGGTGAAGATCGCTGGCCACGCGCGGCATATCGCCAGTGGCCAGCTGACGCTCTGATCAGTTGCTGCTGACCCGGCGCACGCCAGCTGATTCGCTCAGCTGCAATTGCGCCGCGACGCTGCCAAGGGCCGGGAAGGCCACCAGGTGGTCGGCGGCGATGCGGATGCCCACCTCGTCGCCCGGCTGGTGATCGGCATGACTGGGAAAGATCGATTCCAGCTGGCTGCCGGTCGGTAGTTGCAGTCGGTAGAGCGTGGCCGCGCCGAGGAAGGTCTTGCCGACGATACGCGCCTTCAGTTCGCTGCTTTCGTCCGGAACGATATCGTCCGGGCGCAGTAACACGTCCACCGCGCTGCCCTGCGCCCAGGTATAGGCACGGTTGCCGCGGATCACGCCGAGTTCGGTCTGTACCGTTTCCGGGCTGAGCAACTGGCCGCGGATGAAATAACCCTGGCCAATGAAGCTGGCGACGAAAGGTGTCAGCGGCTCGTGGTAGAGGTTGAACGGCGTGTCCCACTGCTCCAGACGGCCATCCTTGAACACGCCGACGTGATCGCTGACGGCGAAGGCTTCTTCCTGGTCGTGGGTCACCAGGATGGCGCTGGTGCCGCGCGTCTTGAGTATCTCGCGCACTTCATGGCTCAGGCGCCGACGCAGTTCGCCATCGAGGTTGGAGAAGGGCTCGTCGAGCAGCAGCAGCTTCGGCTCTGGAGCCAGGGCACGGGCCAGGGCCACGCGTTGTTGCTGGCCGCCGGACAGTTCATGCGGGTAACGCTTGGCCAGGTGCCCGAGCTTGACCAGCTCCAGCAATTCCTGGGTGATGCGCTCGGCATTGGCGTGCTTGCGAATGCCAAAGGCGACGTTCTCCGCCACGCTCAGGTGGGGGAACAGGGCATAGTCCTGAAACACCATGCCGATCTGGCGTTTCTCCGGTGCCAGGGTAAAGCCGGCGCGGGAGATCACCTGGCCGTCGAGTTCTATCTCACCTTCGAGCACTGGCTCGAAACCGGCGATGGCGCGCAGCGTAGTGGTCTTGCCGCAACCCGATGGGCCGAGCAGGCAGCCGATATCGCCCGGGTTCAGGTGCAGGTCGAGATCCTGCACCACCTTGTGGGCGTGGTAGCCGCAGTTCAGCCCGCGTAGCTGCAGCAGGGGCTGGCTCATGCGTGGTGGTACGCCGGGTCGACCAGCATCTCCAGCAGCGCCTTCTGGGCGTGCAGGCGGTTCTCGGCTTGATCCCATGCAACCGAGCGCGGGTCATCGAGCAGGTCGAAGCTGATTTCTTCGCCACGATGCGCCGGCAGGCAATGCATGAACAGCACGTCTTCGGCGGCGGCGTCGAGCAGCTCGCGGGTGACCTGATAGGGGCGGAACAACGCCATACGCTGCTCGGCCTCGTCTTCCTGGCCCATCGAGGCCCAGACGTCGGTGCTGACCAGATGCGCGCCGGTCACCGCTTCGCGCGGGTCACGCAGCACCTGCACACGCTCGCCGGCCTGGGCCAGGAAACGTGCGTCCGGCTCATAGCCAGCAGGGCAGGCGACCTTCAGTTGGAAGTCGAACTGCATCGCCGCTTCGATATAGGAGTTGCACATGTTGTTGCCGTCGCCGATCCAGGCCACCGTCTTGCCGGCGATGCTGCCGCGGTGTTCGAGGAAGGTCTGCATGTCGGCGAGCAACTGGCAGGGGTGCAGGTCGTCGGACAGGCCATTGATCACCGGCACCTTGGACTTGGCGGCGAACTCGGTGAGGTTGCTGTGGGCGAAGGTGCGGATCATCACCGCATCGAGCATGCTCGACATGACGATGGCGGCGTCGCCAATCGGCTCGCCGCGGCCCAGCTGGGTATCACGCGGCGAGAGGAAGATGGCTTGGCCGCCGAGCTGGATCATGCCGGCTTCGAAGGACAGGCGGGTGCGGGTCGAGGCCTTCTCGAAGATCATGCCCAGCACGCGATTCTTCAGCGGCTCGAAGAGTACGCCGCGATTACGCAGATCCTTCAGCTCGATGCCTCGGCGGATCAGTCCCACCAGTTCGTCCGGTGTGTAATCCATCATCGAGAGAAAGTGTCTGACGCTCATCGTTAACTACCTTTATCACTACAGTTCGCAAGCTTGCGTTCGGGGATAAAACCGACAAAAACAGCAGAGCTTGCGGCAGGAGGCCGCAGGGTGCGACGAAACAGGGGAAGGCGCGATCCTATAAGGAAATGACGAGACGGCGCAAGTTAACGCCTACGGGCGCGCAGAATGATGCTTTACAAGCCTTTTTAGCCAAAGCGCTGGCGCCAGTGATATTGAACGCAGTCGTGCCAGGGGACACGTACGTGGTGCTGCTGAATCGGCAGGCTTGATGCCTGTCGATTCATGAGGCGAACGCTGCTGGCGTCGCCCTTGCGCTCGGCTCATAGTTCATGGCCTGCGACCTGACCGGTCGTCTCGGATCAGAACAAGAGGCCAGGCCATGACCAAGTCCCTCCATTACCGTGCATGCCATCTGTGCGAAGCCATATGCGGCCTTGCCATCGAAACTGAAGTGCAGCCTGATGGCAGCACGCAG
The genomic region above belongs to Pseudomonas sediminis and contains:
- the bfr gene encoding bacterioferritin, which codes for MKGDKKVIQHLNKILGNELVAINQYFLHARMYEDWGLKKLGEHEYHESIDEMKHADKLIKRILFLEGIPNLQDLGKILIGENTKEMLECDLKIEHKAHGDLKAAIAYCESIGDYASRELLEEILCSEEDHIDWLETQLSLIEAVGLQNYLQSQMDE
- the glpD gene encoding glycerol-3-phosphate dehydrogenase produces the protein MPHDQFASPVAEVYDLAVVGGGINGAGIAADAAGRGLSVFLCEKDDLASHTSSASSKLIHGGLRYLEHHEFRLVREALAEREVLLAKAPHIVKPMRFVLPHRPHLRPAWMIRAGLFLYDHLGKRERLPASRGLRFGVGSPLKAEISRGFEYSDCWVDDARLVVLNAMAAREKGAHIHPRTRCVSARRSKGLWHIHLERSDGSLLSIRARALVNAAGPWVARFIRDDLKQQSPYGIRLIQGSHIVVPRLYEGEQAYILQNEDRRIVFAIPYLERFTLIGTTDREYQGDPAQVTITAKETDYLLKVVNDHFKQQLSRDDVLHSFAGVRPLCDDESDEPSAITRDYTLSLSGAPGEAPLLSVFGGKLTTYRKLAESAMQQLAPHFTKLGPSWTASAPLPGGEDLQSQSALVEALCERHGWLPSSLARRWATSYGSRTWSLLDGVHNLTDLGEHLGAGLYTREVDYLRREEWARSSADILWRRSKLGLFMTPAQQTRLQDYLNSRDPHSAHAA
- a CDS encoding DeoR/GlpR family DNA-binding transcription regulator; the encoded protein is MNLAPRQHDILNLARERGYVSIDELAQAFAVTPQTIRRDINQLAEHGLLRRTHGGAACESSSIQNTAYGMRAGQMREEKQRIAEAVAAQIPDHASLFINIGTTTEAIARELQNHKGLKIITNNLHVAAQLSAKADFEVLVAGGTVRGDGGIVGQAAVDFIQQFKVDYAIVGISGIDDDGSLLDFDYQEVRVSQAIIDNARQVFLAADSSKFGRNAVVRLGSIALVDRVFTDSAPSAAITRLLHSHKVQLDLV
- the ybaK gene encoding Cys-tRNA(Pro) deacylase, which translates into the protein MTPAIDLLKKAKAEHRVHSYQHDPKAPSYGLEAAEKLGLAPECVYKTLLAATEKGELLVAVVPVAGSLDLKALAAAAGAKKADMADPAAAQRATGYLVGGISPLGQKKRLRTFIDESARQHPTIHVSGGRRGLELELSAETLAQHTQGQFAAIGKA
- the glpK gene encoding glycerol kinase GlpK, which translates into the protein MTQYLLAIDQGTTSSRAIIFNDQGLPVARAQQEFKQYFPQDGWVEHDGEEIWSSTLKVCHDAIASSGLQPEAIAAIGITNQRETTLVWDAVSGKPIHPAIVWQDRRTADYCAGLKEQGHEAAVSAKTGLLIDPYFSATKLRWILHNVPGARERAERGELRFGTVDSFLLWRLTDGKVHRTDASNASRTLMFNIHTQQWDEELLKLFEIPVSLLPEVLDCAAEFGHTDSALLGASIPVLGMAGDQQAALIGQACFEPGMVKSTYGTGCFMIQNTGDQPVSSKNRLLTTVGYRLDGKVTYAVEGSIFVAGAAVQWLRDGIKLISHARESEALAEATGEACGVYLVPAFTGLGAPYWDPKARGAIFGLTRDTGIKEIVTAGLQSVCYQTRDLLEAMRQDGAAAPSALRVDGGMVENNWVMQFLADILGVSVERPEVTETTALGVAYLAGLKLGLYQDLKAIASHWHRQQRFEPRMNDAHRERLYAGWLDAVKRVRSEP
- a CDS encoding PhzF family phenazine biosynthesis protein, with the translated sequence MPLEFHQVDAFTDQPFAGNPAMVYRLNAWLDDALMQRIAAEHNLAETAFVVKESGAWHIRWFTPVSEVPLCGHATLAAAKVLFDIYQEPAEVLDFTCLSGALQVTRQGERLQLDFPVRRAELVARELHEQAERALERQVEQVLALGNADGSVQELMVVLDSEAELRELKPNLPALATLPGLGVLVTAAGAQHDFVSRYFAPSIGIDEDPVTGSTHCILMPYWVERLGRNTLSAFQCSARGGELLCRLEGERVKIAGHARHIASGQLTL
- a CDS encoding ABC transporter ATP-binding protein is translated as MSQPLLQLRGLNCGYHAHKVVQDLDLHLNPGDIGCLLGPSGCGKTTTLRAIAGFEPVLEGEIELDGQVISRAGFTLAPEKRQIGMVFQDYALFPHLSVAENVAFGIRKHANAERITQELLELVKLGHLAKRYPHELSGGQQQRVALARALAPEPKLLLLDEPFSNLDGELRRRLSHEVREILKTRGTSAILVTHDQEEAFAVSDHVGVFKDGRLEQWDTPFNLYHEPLTPFVASFIGQGYFIRGQLLSPETVQTELGVIRGNRAYTWAQGSAVDVLLRPDDIVPDESSELKARIVGKTFLGAATLYRLQLPTGSQLESIFPSHADHQPGDEVGIRIAADHLVAFPALGSVAAQLQLSESAGVRRVSSN
- the argF gene encoding ornithine carbamoyltransferase translates to MSVRHFLSMMDYTPDELVGLIRRGIELKDLRNRGVLFEPLKNRVLGMIFEKASTRTRLSFEAGMIQLGGQAIFLSPRDTQLGRGEPIGDAAIVMSSMLDAVMIRTFAHSNLTEFAAKSKVPVINGLSDDLHPCQLLADMQTFLEHRGSIAGKTVAWIGDGNNMCNSYIEAAMQFDFQLKVACPAGYEPDARFLAQAGERVQVLRDPREAVTGAHLVSTDVWASMGQEDEAEQRMALFRPYQVTRELLDAAAEDVLFMHCLPAHRGEEISFDLLDDPRSVAWDQAENRLHAQKALLEMLVDPAYHHA